In one Rutidosis leptorrhynchoides isolate AG116_Rl617_1_P2 chromosome 8, CSIRO_AGI_Rlap_v1, whole genome shotgun sequence genomic region, the following are encoded:
- the LOC139864119 gene encoding uncharacterized mitochondrial protein AtMg00810-like, giving the protein MTDLIPLNYFLGISITRTPSGMFLSKKKYESEIIERADIVGCNSSRTPIDIGTKLTTTGPPVKNPNLYRSLAGALQYLTFIRPDISYAIQQICLFMHDPREPHMAAL; this is encoded by the coding sequence ATGACTGATCTTATCCCATTAAATTATTTTCTTGGCATTTCTATCACTCGTACTCCTTCTGGTATGTTTCTCTCTAAAAAGAAGTATGAATCTGAGATCATTGAGCGTGCCGACATTGTTGGTTGTAATTCTAGTCGCACACCCATTGATATTGGCACCAAATTGACCACTACTGGTCCCCCAGTTAAGAATCCCAATTTATATCGCAGCCTTGCCGGTGCTCTCCAGTATCTCACTTTTATCAGGCCTGACATCTCTTATGCTATCCAGCAGATCTGTTTGTTTATGCATGATCCTCGAGAGCCTCATATGGCTGCTCTCTGA